From one Amycolatopsis sp. FDAARGOS 1241 genomic stretch:
- a CDS encoding isochorismatase family protein, whose amino-acid sequence MTLFDPASTALVLVDFQDRIVALPTTPFTGPEVAANAVRLRDAFSESGAQIVIIQVRRPGSEESPVIAELKPRAGEKLVIKTAIGGFYNTDLHAHLRDAGVRTVVFGGIATEFGVESTLRAAADFGYEVVAVSDAMTGLSDIAHESSTTKIFPRLGTVLTTAETLAALG is encoded by the coding sequence ATGACCCTGTTCGACCCCGCTTCGACGGCGCTGGTGCTCGTCGACTTCCAGGACCGCATCGTCGCGCTGCCGACGACTCCCTTCACCGGTCCCGAGGTGGCCGCCAACGCCGTGCGGCTGCGCGATGCGTTCTCCGAGTCCGGCGCACAGATCGTGATCATCCAGGTGCGCCGGCCGGGTTCGGAGGAATCGCCGGTGATCGCCGAACTCAAGCCGCGTGCCGGGGAGAAGCTCGTGATCAAGACGGCGATCGGCGGCTTCTACAACACGGATCTCCACGCTCACCTGCGCGACGCCGGCGTGCGCACCGTCGTGTTCGGCGGCATCGCCACCGAGTTCGGCGTGGAGTCCACATTGCGCGCGGCCGCGGACTTCGGCTACGAGGTCGTCGCCGTTTCCGACGCCATGACGGGCTTGTCCGACATCGCGCACGAATCGTCCACCACGAAGATCTTCCCGCGCCTCGGCACGGTCCTCACGACCGC
- a CDS encoding SDR family NAD(P)-dependent oxidoreductase: MTREVLVTGGGTGIGYAIAAAFAANGDKVTITGRRESVLTEAAALLGARAVAFDAADHEAVEAALAELPGRVDVLVNNAGGNTDFLRGDSTELATLAAAWTANFRANVFTAALVTAGLRGRIADGGRIVTLGSIAAHTGAGSYGWAKAAVEAWNADLARIVGPRGITANVVAPGLVVDTEFFHGKLTDERRERLIANTMNKREGRPEDIAEAVTFLASAAAGHITGQVLHVNGGAFISS, translated from the coding sequence ATGACACGTGAAGTACTCGTCACGGGCGGTGGCACGGGAATCGGCTACGCCATCGCGGCCGCGTTCGCCGCCAATGGCGACAAAGTGACGATCACCGGGCGCCGCGAGAGCGTGCTCACCGAGGCCGCGGCGCTGCTCGGCGCCCGCGCGGTCGCGTTCGACGCGGCCGACCACGAGGCTGTCGAAGCCGCCTTGGCCGAATTGCCCGGCCGCGTCGACGTCCTGGTCAACAACGCCGGCGGCAACACCGATTTCCTGCGCGGCGACAGCACGGAGCTGGCCACGCTCGCGGCCGCGTGGACCGCGAACTTCCGCGCCAACGTCTTCACCGCCGCCCTCGTCACGGCCGGCCTGCGCGGCCGCATCGCCGACGGCGGCCGCATCGTCACGCTCGGCTCCATCGCCGCTCACACCGGCGCCGGTTCCTACGGCTGGGCCAAAGCCGCGGTGGAGGCGTGGAACGCGGACCTCGCGCGGATCGTCGGCCCGCGCGGCATCACGGCGAACGTCGTCGCGCCCGGCCTGGTCGTCGACACGGAGTTCTTCCACGGCAAGCTCACCGACGAACGTCGTGAGCGCCTGATTGCGAACACCATGAACAAACGCGAGGGCCGCCCGGAAGACATCGCCGAAGCCGTGACGTTCCTCGCCAGTGCCGCGGCCGGCCACATCACCGGCCAGGTCCTGCACGTCAACGGCGGCGCGTTCATCAGCAGCTGA